Within the candidate division KSB1 bacterium genome, the region TTTGAATGACCCTTCATTCTTGCAGTTCATCGGGGATAAGGGTGTAAGAACCCTCGATGATGCTCGAGACTATATATTGAACGGACCCATTGACAGCTATGAGCGCTTCGGCTTCGGGCTGTACTTGACAAAGTTAAAGGATGGCGGCGCCCCTATTGGAATCTGCGGATTGCTGAAGCGGGACACGTTGCAGGATGTGGATATCGGCTTTGCTTTTCTTCCGGAGTTCTGGTCTAAAGGGTATGCTTTTGAGTCCGCCTCAGCTGTAAGGGTCTATGGATTGAATGATCTTGGAGTAAATCGCATCGTTGCCGTGACCTTGCCGGAGAATCATAAATCTATCAAACTTTTAGAAAAGTTGGGATTGAGATTCGAAAAAATGGTCAGACTCCAT harbors:
- a CDS encoding GNAT family N-acetyltransferase; amino-acid sequence: MNILETDRLILCKLSPDDAAFILELLNDPSFLQFIGDKGVRTLDDARDYILNGPIDSYERFGFGLYLTKLKDGGAPIGICGLLKRDTLQDVDIGFAFLPEFWSKGYAFESASAVRVYGLNDLGVNRIVAVTLPENHKSIKLLEKLGLRFEKMVRLHDDGPEDKLFVPAV